Proteins encoded by one window of Bos indicus x Bos taurus breed Angus x Brahman F1 hybrid chromosome 12, Bos_hybrid_MaternalHap_v2.0, whole genome shotgun sequence:
- the TEX30 gene encoding testis-expressed protein 30 isoform X1 has translation MLIGLGWTPDFSFEFRSAPCIFIVEPGLKRQKYVERTFLGAEGRCPLLLRCKALKDCYSTVKMSHTEVKLKVPFGNKLLDAVCLVPNKSLTYGVILTHGASGDMNLPHLTSLASHLASHGFFCLRFTCKGLNIVHRIKAYKSVLNYLKTSEYKLAGVFLGGRSMGSRAAASVLCHIEPDDADDFVRGLICISYPLHHPKQQHKLRDEDLFRIKDPVLFVSGSADEMCEKNLLEKVAQKMQAPHKIHWIEKANHSMAVKGRSTNDVFKEINTQILFWIQEITETDKK, from the exons ATGTTGATTGGACTAGGCTGGACTCCAGACTTCAGTTTTGAGTTCAGATCTGCTCCATGTATCTTCATTGTGGAACCCGggctgaaaaggcaaaaatacgtGGAGCGTACTTTTCTTGGGGCTGAAG GGAGATGTCCTTTGCTTCTCAGATGTAAGGCACTTAAAGATTGTTATTCAACAGTGAAAATGAGTCATACAGAG GTAAAGTTAAAAGTACCTTTTGGAAATAAATTGCTAGATGCTGTTTGTTTGGTACCTAACAAGAGCTTAACATATGGAGTCATTCTTACACATGGAGCATCAGGAGATATGAATCTCCCTCATTTGACATCACTGGCATCCCATCTTGCCTCTCATGGGTTTTTTTGCCTGAGATTTACCTGTAAAGGCCTTAATATTGTACATAGAATTAAGGCATATAAATCAGTTTTG AATTACCTAAAGACCTCAGAATACAAACTTGCAGGTGTTTTCCTTGGAG GTCGTTCAATGGGCTCAAGAGCAGCTGCTTCTGTACTGTGTCATATTGAGCCTGATGATGCTGATGATTTTGTTCGAGGTCTCATTTGTAtttcctatccactgcaccatCCAAAACAGCAGCATAAACTTAGAGATGAAGATCTCTTTCGTATAAAAGATCCTGTACTGTTTGTGTCAGGCTCAGCAGATGAAATGTGTGAAAAG aacttGTTGGAGAAAGTGGCACAGAAAATGCAAGCTCCTCATAAAATACACTGGATTGAGAAGGCAAATCATTCCATGGCAGTGAAAGGACGATCAACAAATgatgttttcaaagaaataaatacacagattttGTTTTGGATCCAGGAAATCACTGAAACGGACAAGAAATAA
- the TEX30 gene encoding testis-expressed protein 30 isoform X3, which produces MLIGLGWTPDFSFEFRSAPCIFIVEPGLKRQKYVERTFLGAEGRCPLLLRCKALKDCYSTVKMSHTENYLKTSEYKLAGVFLGGRSMGSRAAASVLCHIEPDDADDFVRGLICISYPLHHPKQQHKLRDEDLFRIKDPVLFVSGSADEMCEKNLLEKVAQKMQAPHKIHWIEKANHSMAVKGRSTNDVFKEINTQILFWIQEITETDKK; this is translated from the exons ATGTTGATTGGACTAGGCTGGACTCCAGACTTCAGTTTTGAGTTCAGATCTGCTCCATGTATCTTCATTGTGGAACCCGggctgaaaaggcaaaaatacgtGGAGCGTACTTTTCTTGGGGCTGAAG GGAGATGTCCTTTGCTTCTCAGATGTAAGGCACTTAAAGATTGTTATTCAACAGTGAAAATGAGTCATACAGAG AATTACCTAAAGACCTCAGAATACAAACTTGCAGGTGTTTTCCTTGGAG GTCGTTCAATGGGCTCAAGAGCAGCTGCTTCTGTACTGTGTCATATTGAGCCTGATGATGCTGATGATTTTGTTCGAGGTCTCATTTGTAtttcctatccactgcaccatCCAAAACAGCAGCATAAACTTAGAGATGAAGATCTCTTTCGTATAAAAGATCCTGTACTGTTTGTGTCAGGCTCAGCAGATGAAATGTGTGAAAAG aacttGTTGGAGAAAGTGGCACAGAAAATGCAAGCTCCTCATAAAATACACTGGATTGAGAAGGCAAATCATTCCATGGCAGTGAAAGGACGATCAACAAATgatgttttcaaagaaataaatacacagattttGTTTTGGATCCAGGAAATCACTGAAACGGACAAGAAATAA
- the TEX30 gene encoding testis-expressed protein 30 isoform X2, whose protein sequence is MSHTEVKLKVPFGNKLLDAVCLVPNKSLTYGVILTHGASGDMNLPHLTSLASHLASHGFFCLRFTCKGLNIVHRIKAYKSVLNYLKTSEYKLAGVFLGGRSMGSRAAASVLCHIEPDDADDFVRGLICISYPLHHPKQQHKLRDEDLFRIKDPVLFVSGSADEMCEKNLLEKVAQKMQAPHKIHWIEKANHSMAVKGRSTNDVFKEINTQILFWIQEITETDKK, encoded by the exons ATGAGTCATACAGAG GTAAAGTTAAAAGTACCTTTTGGAAATAAATTGCTAGATGCTGTTTGTTTGGTACCTAACAAGAGCTTAACATATGGAGTCATTCTTACACATGGAGCATCAGGAGATATGAATCTCCCTCATTTGACATCACTGGCATCCCATCTTGCCTCTCATGGGTTTTTTTGCCTGAGATTTACCTGTAAAGGCCTTAATATTGTACATAGAATTAAGGCATATAAATCAGTTTTG AATTACCTAAAGACCTCAGAATACAAACTTGCAGGTGTTTTCCTTGGAG GTCGTTCAATGGGCTCAAGAGCAGCTGCTTCTGTACTGTGTCATATTGAGCCTGATGATGCTGATGATTTTGTTCGAGGTCTCATTTGTAtttcctatccactgcaccatCCAAAACAGCAGCATAAACTTAGAGATGAAGATCTCTTTCGTATAAAAGATCCTGTACTGTTTGTGTCAGGCTCAGCAGATGAAATGTGTGAAAAG aacttGTTGGAGAAAGTGGCACAGAAAATGCAAGCTCCTCATAAAATACACTGGATTGAGAAGGCAAATCATTCCATGGCAGTGAAAGGACGATCAACAAATgatgttttcaaagaaataaatacacagattttGTTTTGGATCCAGGAAATCACTGAAACGGACAAGAAATAA